The Nitrospira tepida genome includes a window with the following:
- a CDS encoding SDR family oxidoreductase, which translates to MSTPQRPPQQQHRQPGLESDMTPRPKTEDQKHHGRGKLAGKAALISGGDSGIGRAAAVAFAREGADVAVLYFDEHKDAEETKQLVEQEGRRCLALSGDIGDAAWCGQAVEQTVREFGRLDILVNNAAEQHPQDGIEKITPSQLERTFRTNIFSYFYLTQAALRHLGEGSTIINTTSVTAYKGSAHLLDYSATKGAIVSLTRSLSLSLAEHKIRVNAVAPGPVWTPLIPSTFPPDKVASFGSDVPLHRAGQPEEIAPCYVFLASEDSSYMTGQVLHPNGGTVING; encoded by the coding sequence ATGTCAACACCGCAACGGCCGCCTCAGCAGCAACATCGGCAGCCAGGTCTGGAATCAGACATGACGCCTCGACCGAAGACAGAGGATCAGAAGCATCACGGTAGAGGCAAGCTCGCGGGCAAGGCGGCGCTCATCAGCGGCGGTGACAGCGGCATCGGACGGGCGGCGGCCGTGGCGTTCGCCCGGGAGGGCGCCGACGTGGCCGTGCTGTATTTCGACGAGCACAAGGATGCAGAGGAGACCAAACAGTTGGTCGAACAGGAAGGGCGCCGTTGTCTCGCATTATCCGGCGATATCGGCGATGCCGCGTGGTGCGGGCAGGCGGTCGAGCAGACCGTGCGGGAATTCGGACGGCTCGACATCCTCGTCAACAACGCCGCCGAACAACACCCTCAAGACGGGATCGAGAAGATCACCCCCTCTCAATTGGAGCGGACGTTTCGCACCAATATCTTCTCGTACTTCTACCTGACGCAGGCGGCTCTCCGCCATCTGGGCGAGGGTTCGACGATTATCAATACGACGTCGGTGACCGCCTACAAGGGCAGCGCGCACCTTCTGGACTATTCGGCTACCAAAGGCGCCATTGTCTCATTGACTCGCTCCCTCTCGCTGTCGTTGGCCGAGCACAAAATTCGCGTCAATGCCGTGGCCCCTGGTCCGGTCTGGACGCCGCTGATTCCCTCGACGTTCCCCCCGGATAAGGTCGCCAGTTTCGGGTCGGACGTTCCGCTACATCGGGCCGGGCAGCCGGAAGAGATCGCCCCCTGTTACGTCTTTCTGGCTTCGGAAGACAGCTCCTACATGACCGGCCAAGTGCTGCACCCGAACGGCGGCACGGTGATCAACGGGTAG
- a CDS encoding alpha-amylase family protein: MDERERPLWYKNAVIYGLDVATFQDSNGDGVGDFPGLCRRLDYLADLGVTCLWLLPMFPTPDRDNGYDVMDYFGIDPRLGTFDDFLMFVRKAGERGLRVILDLVMDHTSNEHPWFRAARHDPASRFRRYYTWTDMPPPTEPGQGNIFAGQESSVWTFDEIAGQYYYHRFYHFEPDLDVTCPEVREEIKRVIDFWLSFGISGFRVDAVSHMIESPLPSPDPALRHDAHHILRDLRAFTSSRRADAALLGEADVEPNELAAFFGEGNELHLLYNFLLDNYLFLALATGRAEPIGRALRLLPSIPEGCQWVNFLRNLDELDLERLTEDERESVYDAFAPDQEMRIFGRGIRRRLAPMLGDRRRLELAMSLLFSLPGAPMLVYGDEIGMGDDLSLDGRNAVRTPMQWSKARHGGFSTAPTRTLTMPVVAKGPFRYRQVNVEAQAGDPESVLNAIKRFIRLRRECPEWGSGLCRVWQTGEPSVFVHSCEWRGKRLVAAHNFANKSGIVHLEQEPHHTLVPLCSSRHREAPAPPRLELDPYGYVWYRVLNRTAQTIGASVT; encoded by the coding sequence ATGGATGAACGAGAGCGTCCGCTTTGGTACAAGAACGCGGTGATCTACGGGCTCGACGTCGCCACGTTTCAGGATTCCAACGGCGATGGAGTGGGTGATTTTCCAGGCCTGTGCCGGCGTCTGGATTATCTCGCCGACCTCGGCGTGACCTGCCTGTGGCTGCTTCCGATGTTTCCCACGCCGGACCGGGATAACGGCTACGATGTCATGGATTACTTCGGCATCGATCCGCGGTTGGGCACCTTCGACGACTTTCTGATGTTCGTGCGCAAGGCCGGAGAGCGGGGTCTTCGCGTCATTCTCGACCTGGTCATGGACCATACCTCCAACGAGCATCCCTGGTTTCGCGCGGCTCGGCACGATCCCGCGTCCCGGTTTCGCCGATACTACACCTGGACCGACATGCCCCCGCCCACCGAGCCGGGACAGGGAAATATCTTTGCGGGCCAAGAATCCTCGGTGTGGACGTTCGACGAGATCGCCGGCCAATACTATTACCATCGCTTTTACCATTTCGAACCGGACCTCGACGTAACCTGTCCGGAGGTCCGGGAGGAGATCAAGCGCGTCATCGATTTCTGGCTGTCCTTCGGCATCTCAGGATTCCGGGTGGACGCCGTCTCGCACATGATCGAATCGCCGCTTCCAAGTCCGGATCCCGCGTTGCGCCATGATGCGCATCACATCCTGCGGGATCTGCGCGCCTTCACGTCATCCCGGCGCGCCGATGCGGCGCTTCTCGGGGAAGCCGACGTGGAGCCAAATGAGTTGGCGGCGTTCTTCGGCGAGGGCAACGAGCTTCACCTGCTCTACAACTTCCTGCTCGATAATTACCTGTTTCTGGCGCTGGCGACCGGCCGAGCTGAACCGATCGGGCGGGCCCTTCGCTTGTTGCCGTCCATCCCTGAAGGGTGCCAATGGGTGAACTTTCTCCGGAACCTGGACGAATTGGATCTGGAGCGTCTGACGGAAGACGAGCGTGAGTCGGTCTACGACGCCTTCGCGCCCGATCAGGAGATGCGCATCTTCGGCAGGGGCATCCGCCGCCGGCTGGCTCCGATGCTGGGCGACCGCCGAAGGCTGGAGCTGGCAATGAGCCTGCTCTTTTCTCTTCCGGGCGCGCCCATGCTTGTCTACGGCGATGAAATCGGCATGGGTGACGACCTTTCCTTGGACGGCCGCAACGCGGTGCGGACTCCCATGCAGTGGAGCAAAGCCCGCCACGGCGGATTTTCCACGGCGCCGACACGCACGCTGACGATGCCGGTCGTGGCCAAAGGGCCGTTCCGATACCGACAGGTTAACGTGGAGGCGCAGGCGGGCGATCCGGAGTCGGTCCTCAACGCGATCAAGCGGTTCATCCGGCTCCGACGCGAATGTCCGGAATGGGGCTCCGGCCTGTGTCGAGTGTGGCAGACGGGCGAGCCGAGCGTCTTCGTCCATAGCTGCGAATGGAGAGGGAAGCGGCTCGTGGCCGCCCACAACTTCGCCAACAAATCGGGCATCGTGCACCTCGAACAGGAGCCGCACCATACGCTGGTCCCGCTCTGTTCAAGCCGTCATCGCGAGGCGCCGGCCCCGCCCCGACTGGAATTGGACCCCTATGGATACGTCTGGTATCGGGTCCTGAACCGGACTGCTCAGACGATCGGCGCCAGCGTGACATGA
- a CDS encoding alpha-amylase family glycosyl hydrolase: MMNASTAGSAVQWWQRGIIYQIYPRSFADSNGDGLGDLPGIIGKLDYLRWLGVDAIWLSPIYPSPMADFGYDISDYTAVHPMFGTMEDFDRLLASAHALGLKVLLDLVPNHTSDQHPWFLESRASRNNPKRNWYIWKDPAPDGGPPNNWLSTFGGSAWEFDRRTAQYYYHAYLKEQPDLNWRQPAVQEAVHGVMRFWLDRGADGFRVDVIWHLIKDSEFRANPPNPEYRPGEWAYRQLLATYTTDRPEIHQIIAGMRAVMDGYRDRLMIGEVYLPVERLVTYYGAGGDGLHLPFNFQLIELPWRADAIASAVQAYEAALPPYGWPNWVLGNHDKPRIASRVGRAQARIAALLLLTLRGTPTLYYGDEIGMTDVPIPPEFIQDPWEKNVPGFGFGRDPVRTPMQWDGSPQAGFTAGTPWLPISPFAATTNVAAERDDPTSLLSLYRRLIQLRRAEAALSVGSYRPGLAEGDLLCYYRESVSNRFLIALNFSNRPKLTLCPGRGAIALSTHLDRQDAPCEDKLELRQHEGVIVRLLS, translated from the coding sequence ATGATGAACGCTTCCACAGCCGGCTCCGCCGTTCAGTGGTGGCAGCGCGGGATCATCTATCAGATTTATCCCCGTTCGTTCGCCGACAGCAACGGCGACGGCCTCGGCGACCTGCCGGGCATCATCGGGAAGCTCGACTACCTCCGCTGGCTCGGGGTGGACGCCATCTGGCTCTCGCCGATCTATCCTTCGCCGATGGCGGACTTCGGTTACGATATTTCCGACTACACGGCCGTCCATCCGATGTTCGGGACCATGGAGGATTTCGACCGACTGCTGGCGTCGGCCCATGCGCTCGGCCTCAAGGTCCTTCTCGACCTGGTGCCCAACCATACGTCTGACCAACATCCCTGGTTCCTTGAATCCCGCGCGTCGCGCAACAATCCGAAACGGAACTGGTACATCTGGAAGGACCCGGCCCCTGACGGCGGCCCACCGAACAATTGGCTCAGCACCTTCGGCGGCAGCGCCTGGGAATTCGACCGGCGCACCGCCCAGTACTACTACCATGCGTATCTGAAAGAGCAGCCGGACTTGAATTGGCGCCAGCCGGCGGTCCAAGAGGCCGTCCACGGCGTGATGCGCTTCTGGTTGGATCGCGGCGCAGACGGGTTTCGCGTGGACGTGATCTGGCACCTCATCAAGGACTCGGAATTCCGCGCCAACCCGCCCAATCCCGAATATCGCCCGGGCGAGTGGGCCTATCGCCAGTTGCTGGCCACCTATACCACCGATCGACCGGAGATCCATCAGATCATCGCGGGAATGCGGGCCGTCATGGACGGCTATCGGGATCGTCTGATGATCGGCGAGGTGTACCTGCCGGTGGAGCGGCTCGTGACCTATTACGGCGCCGGTGGCGACGGCCTCCATTTGCCGTTCAATTTTCAGTTGATCGAGTTGCCATGGCGGGCCGACGCCATTGCCTCCGCGGTGCAGGCCTATGAGGCGGCGCTGCCCCCTTATGGCTGGCCCAATTGGGTGCTCGGAAATCACGACAAGCCCCGCATCGCGAGCCGCGTCGGCCGCGCGCAGGCCCGCATTGCCGCCCTGTTGCTGCTCACCCTGCGCGGCACGCCCACGCTCTATTATGGAGACGAGATCGGAATGACCGACGTGCCGATCCCACCCGAATTCATCCAGGACCCTTGGGAAAAGAATGTTCCAGGCTTCGGCTTCGGCCGCGATCCCGTCCGGACCCCGATGCAATGGGATGGTTCCCCGCAAGCCGGCTTTACCGCCGGCACGCCCTGGTTGCCGATCTCCCCGTTCGCGGCGACCACTAACGTCGCGGCAGAGCGCGACGATCCCACATCCCTGCTCTCGCTCTATCGACGACTGATCCAACTGCGGCGGGCCGAAGCGGCCCTCTCTGTCGGCTCATATAGACCAGGACTCGCCGAGGGAGACCTGTTGTGCTATTACCGAGAATCGGTCTCGAATCGGTTCCTGATCGCGCTCAATTTCTCAAATCGGCCGAAGTTGACCCTTTGCCCGGGCCGCGGCGCCATCGCCCTGTCGACGCATCTCGATCGGCAGGATGCCCCTTGCGAAGACAAACTGGAGCTTCGGCAGCACGAGGGTGTCATCGTGAGGCTCCTGTCATGA